From one Cyprinus carpio isolate SPL01 chromosome B3, ASM1834038v1, whole genome shotgun sequence genomic stretch:
- the LOC109098310 gene encoding gastrula zinc finger protein XlCGF26.1-like, whose translation MMFVKEESEENTSEPETWRIKQEEPETWRIKHEEQGGLMKMKEERQDRNEVEEKYQDQKDHEVNEEKSASCSIQQTEVKRSFSCSQCGNTFTCNRNLKNHMLIHAGIKSFSCTQCGKSFTQKGQLNGHLVSHTSEKPFSCSQCGNTFRRKEYLKNHMLIHAGIKPFSCSECGKSFTHKVSLEKHMLIHTEIKPFICSQCGKSFIYKSSLKTHMFVHTEIKPYTCSQCEKSFTYKSSLTAHMFVHTDIKPFSCAQCGKSFTQKRLLENHLVTHSSEKPFSCSQCGKSFTSEGYLKRHMLIHTVIKLFSCSQCGKTFINKSSLKRHMLIHAGEKPFSCCQCGKSFREKSSLKTHMLIHAGKRPFSCSQCGKTFRYRSHYNGHMLIHAGKKPFSCSQCGKSFTYKSSLRRHTLIHFGIKSFSCSQCGKSFTQKGDLETHLVSHTS comes from the coding sequence gcctgatgaaaatgaaagaagaaagacaagatCGGAATGAGGTGGAGGAGAAATATCAGGATCAGAAAGATCATGAGgtcaatgaagaaaaatcagcGAGTTGCAGCATTCAACAAACAGAAGTCAAAAggtctttcagctgctctcagtgtgggaACACTTTCACATGTAACAGAAATCTTaagaatcacatgttaattcatgctggaataaagtctttcagctgcactcagtgtggaaagagttttacacagaaaggaCAACTTAATGGTCATTTGGTATCTCACACTTCagaaaagcctttcagctgctctcagtgtggaaacactttcagACGTAAAGAATACCTTaagaatcacatgttaattcatgcaggaataaagcctttcagctgctctgagtgtggaaagagttttacacataaagTAAGCCTAGAgaagcacatgttaattcatactgaGATAAAGCCTTTCATCtgttctcagtgtggaaagagttttatatataaatcaagcCTTAAAACTCACATGTTCGTTCATACTGAGATAAAGCCTTATACCTgctctcagtgtgaaaagagttttaCATATAAATCGTCCCTTACGGCTCACATGTTCGTTCATACTGATATAAAGCCTTTCAGCTGtgctcaatgtggaaagagttttacacagaaaagaCTGCTTGAGAATCATTTGGTAACTCACTCTTCagaaaagcctttcagctgctctcagtgtggaaagagtttcacaagtGAAGGATACCTTAAgaggcacatgttaattcatactgtaataaagcttttcagctgctctcagtgtggaaagacttttataaataaatcaagccttaagaggcacatgttaattcatgctggggAAAAGCCGTTTTCCTgctgtcagtgtggaaagagttttagagAGAAATCAAGCCTAAAGacgcacatgttaattcatgctgggaaaaggcctttctcctgctctcaatgtggaaagaCTTTTAGATATAGATCACACTATAATggtcacatgttaattcatgctgggaaAAAGCCTTTCTcttgctctcagtgtggaaagagttttacatatAAATCAAGCCTTAGGAGGCACACATTAATTCATTTTGGGATAaagtctttcagctgctctcagtgtggaaagagttttacacagaaaggaGACCTTGAGACTCATTTGGTGTCGCACACTTCATAA